The genomic segment CGTGCGGACGACAGGCAGGAACTTCGCGGGATCGGCGCTGAACTTCAGTGTGGCGCCTTCGGCGATGTGCAGATTGACACCGCTCTTCAAGTGTACGGCGCCCGTAATGAATGTCCCGCCCGCGACGAGCACGCGCCCGCCGCCTGCTTCGTGACACGCGGCAATCGCTTTGCGAATTGCTTCGGTGCAATCCGTCGCTCCATCTGCCTTGGCTCCGAATTCCGTGACAGGAAAATTCCGCTCGGGGAACCGGGGCGCCTGGATGCGGGCGAGAATTTCCGGAACCGAGTGCCAGCCAATCGCATCAGCCCCTGCCAATGCATGGGCAAAAAACAAAATCGACGCGAATAAAGCCATGCATCGGGACCAAACCGGGAATGCGGATGCGGAAATGGTTTTCATGAGATGCCGGCTACACTGCACCGAAACCCCTCCCCTTGTCACGCCAATGTAAACTTCCCTCCCACGCCCAATCCCGGCGCAACCCAACGAAAACGGTCTTACGCGAATTGCACATGAGAGACCGCGCAGCGCGACGGTCGCTTCCCTTCTCTGAATGTGGCCATTCATGGTCAAACGCCTTTCCCAGTTTGCGTCAATCGCCGTAATTCGCGTAAGATCATTTTGCCTCCGAATCCGTGTTCAACCGTCTCCATCCGTGGGTAAAAAGATTTGCCCACCCGTCTTTCTCCGCGATCTCTGCGTCCTCCTGTTCAAAAGCCCGTCTGCCCACAATCAGTAGAAAAAGCGGAAAACCACGAAACACACTAATCACACGAAACCAACAGACAATTCGCGTACCCCCGTCTGCGCCTGTCGAATCAACGCGAACCCGAATCACCTCACGCGAAAGCATTGAACAGGAGCGCGCAGAGGTAACAGAGGCCTCAGGTCCAGCACCGTGTTCATCCGTGGATAAACTTCCTTTCTTCAATTCGCGAAAATTCGAGCAATTCGCGTAAACCCGTTTTGCCTTCGACCGCATTTCAGATTTCGCGGAACTTTTTCTTGTCGCCTCGCGAACACGTCACCATTCTTCGACCGTTCACCCATTCCAAACCGATATGCGCTCACCCCGTCCTGATTGTTCGACCGCCGATCCAAGCCTCCCAGTCCTCCAAGGTTCCAATCGCCGCGCGTTTTTGTCCGCTGCAGGGCGCGCAGCAATCGCCCTAACTGTTGCGCCCGCGCTGAACGCCATCGCCCGCGATTTTTCCGGAAACGAACCCGTCCGCTATCCCGATCCCGACATCGTCGCGCTGAATCCCCGATTCCAGAAATACAAACTCGGCAACACACCCATACAGCGGCTTCACACGGGAGCGCTGTGGGCCGAAGGCTGCGCGTGGAACGGCCGGGGACGATATCTCGTGTGGAGCGACATCCCTAACAACCGGCAGTTTCGATGGCTTGAAGAGGACGGCCACGTGAGCGTGTTTAGAAATCCTTCCAACAACAGCAATGGCAACACGTTCGACTTCGAAGGGCGCCAGATCTCCTGCGAACACGGCACCCGCCGGGTGGTTCGATACGAGGAGAATGGCGATGTCACCGTGCTTGCCGATCAATGGAACGGAAAGCGGCTCAACGCGCCGAACGACGCTGTCGTTCATCCCGACGGCGGCATCTGGTTCACCGACCCGGGTTACGGCAGCATGATGAACTACGAAGGCAACAAAGGCGAATTGGAAATCAAGGAAGCGGTCTATCGCATAGACGCGCGCTCACGAAAACTCGAAATGGTTGCTGACGATGGATCCAAACCCAACGGACTCTGCTTCTCACCCGACTACAAAAGGCTGTATGTGGCAGACACAGGCGGCGCTAATCCGCGCGGCATTGACGTGTATGATGTCGTGGACGGGCGCAAACTGACGAACAAGCGCCGATTCTGCTCCATGGAATTCCAGGGCAAAAGCGGCGGCGCGGACGGCATTCGCGCGGACGTCGATGGGAATATTTGGGCTGCGGGTGGATGGGCGGGCGACGGTTACGACGGCGTGCATGTGTTCGCACCCGACGGCGAGCGA from the Verrucomicrobiia bacterium genome contains:
- a CDS encoding SMP-30/gluconolactonase/LRE family protein, which codes for MRSPRPDCSTADPSLPVLQGSNRRAFLSAAGRAAIALTVAPALNAIARDFSGNEPVRYPDPDIVALNPRFQKYKLGNTPIQRLHTGALWAEGCAWNGRGRYLVWSDIPNNRQFRWLEEDGHVSVFRNPSNNSNGNTFDFEGRQISCEHGTRRVVRYEENGDVTVLADQWNGKRLNAPNDAVVHPDGGIWFTDPGYGSMMNYEGNKGELEIKEAVYRIDARSRKLEMVADDGSKPNGLCFSPDYKRLYVADTGGANPRGIDVYDVVDGRKLTNKRRFCSMEFQGKSGGADGIRADVDGNIWAAGGWAGDGYDGVHVFAPDGERIGLIRLPEICGNLCFGGTKRNRLFMAASQSLYAVYVETQGAHIT